In one Streptomyces venezuelae genomic region, the following are encoded:
- a CDS encoding macro domain-containing protein, translating to MSEITYVRGDATAPFGKGPKLIAHVCNDLGGWGKGFVLALSRRWPEPEKAYRAWHRQRAQNDFGLGAVQFVEVGRGLWVANMVGQRGMRTGSKGVPVRYEAIDKALVALADKAEELGASVHMPRIGCGLAGGKWSRVEPLIAERLGARGIAVTVYDFGD from the coding sequence ATGTCGGAGATCACGTATGTCCGAGGTGACGCCACCGCGCCGTTCGGCAAGGGCCCCAAGCTGATCGCCCATGTCTGCAACGACCTCGGGGGCTGGGGGAAGGGCTTCGTGCTCGCGCTGTCGCGCCGCTGGCCGGAGCCGGAGAAGGCGTATCGCGCCTGGCACCGGCAGCGCGCGCAGAACGACTTCGGGCTGGGGGCCGTCCAGTTCGTCGAGGTCGGCCGCGGCCTGTGGGTCGCGAACATGGTGGGGCAGCGGGGGATGCGCACGGGCAGCAAAGGCGTCCCCGTGCGGTACGAAGCGATCGACAAGGCCCTGGTGGCCCTCGCCGACAAGGCCGAGGAGCTCGGCGCCTCCGTGCACATGCCGCGCATCGGCTGCGGACTCGCGGGCGGCAAGTGGTCCCGCGTCGAGCCGCTGATAGCCGAGCGCCTGGGGGCGCGGGGAATCGCGGTGACGGTGTACGACTTCGGGGACTGA